The genomic interval GAGCTTCTACTGGTTTTCCATGGCCCAACTCTTATATCAATGGATCTTGATTgtcaaaagtaaaaagattggtTCTTATGATAACTTTAAACATTCACAGAAAGAATGCCATTCAGACATTCACATGAAGCTCTATTTCTGTCTGTGGGTTGGGGCTCTTTCATGTTATTAACTTTGGGATATAGAGCCTTTATCTTGACCCTTTATTTGATGGTATCAAGATATAAAGTAGAATGTATATGTTCTGTCCTAAAATTTGTCATTGATATTTGGCCATTTACAGGAAAAATGCAAAAGCCATTGCAAGAGCTGTTAAAAGAATATAACCTGCCTATAGGAATCTTCCCTCGTGATGCAACTAACTACGAATTCAATGAGGAGACAGGAAAGCTTACTGTTTTTATTCCAACAGTATGTGAAGTGGGATTCAAGGACTCATCTGTCCTGCGCTTCTTCACCACTGTGACTGCGTATCTGGAGAAAGGAAAGCTGGCTGATATAGAAGGTTTGAAGACAAAAGTGGTGATATGGGTCAAAGTAACCTCTATCACATCTGATGGATCAAAGCTGTATGTTACTGCTGGAATGAAGAAATCCCGGAATAGAGAGGCTTATGAGGTTTCTAGGGATGGTGTAAGTGTAGATAAGTTCTGAAGTGGTTTCTCATAGCCTTTGGACCTTTGAACTTTTGTtccattaatttttaagattCAAGTACAAAGACTGCTCGTCTCTCCTATGCTTGCCGCTTATTGTGG from Theobroma cacao cultivar B97-61/B2 chromosome 5, Criollo_cocoa_genome_V2, whole genome shotgun sequence carries:
- the LOC18597465 gene encoding uncharacterized protein At5g01610, producing the protein MDQILNKVGSYWLGQKANKEINSVGDDINSLSTSIEGGAKWLVNKIKGKMQKPLQELLKEYNLPIGIFPRDATNYEFNEETGKLTVFIPTVCEVGFKDSSVLRFFTTVTAYLEKGKLADIEGLKTKVVIWVKVTSITSDGSKLYVTAGMKKSRNREAYEVSRDGVSVDKF